The following are from one region of the Etheostoma spectabile isolate EspeVRDwgs_2016 chromosome 17, UIUC_Espe_1.0, whole genome shotgun sequence genome:
- the bean1 gene encoding protein BEAN1 isoform X1 has product MLMKLICSAVSSNQSHGEYPDCRSERESGGETSLLVSPLVVAGIVIGLVLFLSCITIIVGSLRKDSRLRNPHLRASYGLDGFSYGGSVGELRSTCLEDFPPGLDFDSYRETLSQVNNLYPDSPPRYDECVGPGSTQIYLPTDDPPPYSLLDPCQRGAEQEEQPNYTGLDPSPNYGETSASAAWFSPSHYPLELQEQEHQHVASISFPLEAAPPYESVLAEQGQPLPLMPCDLYKHQSEREDDGNSRQPGANQIL; this is encoded by the exons cAGTGAGCTCCAACCAGAGCCATGGGGAGTACCCAGACTGCCGGAGTGAGAGGGAGTCGGGAGGGGAGACGTCTCTCCTGGTGTCTCCGCTGGTGGTGGCGGGGATCGTTATAGGTCTggtcctcttcctctcctgcaTCACCATCATCGTCGGCAGCCTGCGCAAAGACAGTCGACTCCGAAACCCACACCTACGGGCTAGCTACG gtcTGGATGGTTTTTCCTATGGAGGTTCCGTAGGAGAACTGAGATCTACCTGTTTAGAAGACTTTCCTCCTGGTTTAGACTTTGATTCCTACAGAGAGACTCTGTCACAGGTCAACAACCTGTACCCCGACTCACCGCCACG TTACGATGAGTGTGTTGGCCCAGGTTCAACTCAGATCTACCTACCTACAGATGACCCGCCCCCTTACTCCCTATTGGACCCTTGTCAGAGAGGGGCAGAGCAGGAGGAGCAGCCTAACTACACCGGTCTGGATCCTTCTCCAAACTACGGCGAGACCTCGGCCAGTGCTGCCTGGTTCTCCCCCTCCCACTACCCGCTGGAACTACAGGAGCAGGAACATCAACACGTTGCATCCATCTCCTTCCCGCTGGAGGCGGCGCCGCCTTATGAGTCAGTGTTGGCCGAGCAGGGACAGCCCCTCCCTCTCATGCCATGCGACCTTTATAAACACCAATCAGAGAGGGAGGATGATGGCAATTCCCGGCAGCCAGGGGCGAACCAGATCTTGTGA
- the bean1 gene encoding protein BEAN1 isoform X2: MLMKLICSVSSNQSHGEYPDCRSERESGGETSLLVSPLVVAGIVIGLVLFLSCITIIVGSLRKDSRLRNPHLRASYGLDGFSYGGSVGELRSTCLEDFPPGLDFDSYRETLSQVNNLYPDSPPRYDECVGPGSTQIYLPTDDPPPYSLLDPCQRGAEQEEQPNYTGLDPSPNYGETSASAAWFSPSHYPLELQEQEHQHVASISFPLEAAPPYESVLAEQGQPLPLMPCDLYKHQSEREDDGNSRQPGANQIL, from the exons TGAGCTCCAACCAGAGCCATGGGGAGTACCCAGACTGCCGGAGTGAGAGGGAGTCGGGAGGGGAGACGTCTCTCCTGGTGTCTCCGCTGGTGGTGGCGGGGATCGTTATAGGTCTggtcctcttcctctcctgcaTCACCATCATCGTCGGCAGCCTGCGCAAAGACAGTCGACTCCGAAACCCACACCTACGGGCTAGCTACG gtcTGGATGGTTTTTCCTATGGAGGTTCCGTAGGAGAACTGAGATCTACCTGTTTAGAAGACTTTCCTCCTGGTTTAGACTTTGATTCCTACAGAGAGACTCTGTCACAGGTCAACAACCTGTACCCCGACTCACCGCCACG TTACGATGAGTGTGTTGGCCCAGGTTCAACTCAGATCTACCTACCTACAGATGACCCGCCCCCTTACTCCCTATTGGACCCTTGTCAGAGAGGGGCAGAGCAGGAGGAGCAGCCTAACTACACCGGTCTGGATCCTTCTCCAAACTACGGCGAGACCTCGGCCAGTGCTGCCTGGTTCTCCCCCTCCCACTACCCGCTGGAACTACAGGAGCAGGAACATCAACACGTTGCATCCATCTCCTTCCCGCTGGAGGCGGCGCCGCCTTATGAGTCAGTGTTGGCCGAGCAGGGACAGCCCCTCCCTCTCATGCCATGCGACCTTTATAAACACCAATCAGAGAGGGAGGATGATGGCAATTCCCGGCAGCCAGGGGCGAACCAGATCTTGTGA